GAGGTCGTTGATGTCGAGCTTCATCGCGAAGGCCCGGAACTCCTCGCGCACCTTCTCGAACGCCGCGCGGTCGTAGTCGACGAGGTCCATCTTGTTGACGCAGAGCACGAGGTGCGGAATCCGCAGCAGCGACGACAGGAACGCGTGCCGCCGGGACTGTTCGACCACCCCGTTGCGCACGTCGACCAGCACCAGCGCGAGATCCGCCGTGGACGCCCCGGTGACCATGTTGCGGGTGTACTGAATGTGCCCCGGGGTGTCCGCGATGATGAACTTCCGGCGCGGCGTAGCGAAGTACCGGTAGGCGACGTCGATCGTGATCCCCTGCTCGCGCTCCGCCTTGAGGCCGTCGGTCAACAGGGCGAGGTTCGTGTAGTCGCTGCCCATCTGGACGCTGGTGCGCTCCACCGCGTCGAGCTGATCCTCGAAGATCGACTTCGAGTCGAAGAGCAGCCGTCCGATCAACGTCGACTTCCCGTCGTCGACCGAACCCGCCGTCGCCAACCGCAACATCTCCATCAGAAGTACCCCTCCGTACGCGCTGCCATCAGAAGTACCCCTCCCGCTTGCGGTCCTCCATGGCCGACTCGGAGAACCGGTCGTCCGCCCGGGTGGCGCCGCGTTCGGTGATCCGGGTCGCTGCGACCTCGGCGATTATGTCGGCGGTCGTCGACGCGGAGGACTCCACCGCTCCGGTACAGCTCATGTCGCCCACGGTGCGGTAGCGAACCGTCTCCTCGTAGGGCTCCTCGCCGTCCATCAGTGAGATGTACGGCCCGGTCGACAGGAGCATCCCGTCGCGCTCGAACACCTCCCGGCGGTGCGCGTAGTAGATCGACGGCAGGTCGATGTTCTCCTCGTCGACGTACTGCCAGATGTCGAGCTCGGTCCAGTTGGAGATGGGGAACACGCGGATGTGCTCGCCCTTGCGGGTGTGGCCGTTGTAGAGGTTCCACAGCTCGGGCCGCTGGTTCTTCGGATCCCACTGGCCGAAGTCGTCGCGGAAGCTGAAGACGCGTTCTTTGGCTCGTGCCTTCTCCTCATCGCGGCGTCCGCCGCCGAACACGGCATCGAAGTCGTATTCCGCGATCGCATCGAGCAGGGTGGTCGTCTGCAGGCGGTTGCGGGTGCCCCTCGGTCCCGTTTCCTCGGCCACCCGACCGGAGTCGATCGACTCCTGCACCGAGGCGACGATGAGACGCCCTCCCACCGACTCGACCAGGCGGTCACGGAACTCGAGGACCTCGGGGAAGTTGTGACCCGTGTCGACGTGCATGATCGGAAAGGGGATGCGGCAGGGCCGGAACGCCTTGACCGCGAGCTGGACCATCACCACCGAGTCCTTGCCACCGGAACACAACAGGACCGGTCGTTCGAACTCGGCGGCCACCTCACGCATGATGTGGATCGATTCCGCTTCGAGAGTCCGCAGGTGCGACAACTCATATGACATGGTCATAGAGGCTACGCGGGGCCCAGACCGATGGTGGACATCACCTCGTCGACACAGCGACCCGCGCCGGACGGTCGCCGAGTCACCGCACAGCTCGGGTCTCCGCCCTACAGTCGCTTCCTCGCGAACACCCCCGGAGCAGATGTGAGCACAACCGAAGACCACCGACTCGCGACACGTCTCGCAACCGAGGCCGGAGTTCTCCTCGTGGCGCTGCGGTCCGAGCTCGAGGCCGCGGGGGCCGACGTCGCCGAGATGCGCGCCGAAGGCGACCGACGATCACACGACCTTCTCATGGACGCCCTGGCCGAGGCGAGGCCCGACGATGCCGTGCTCTCCGAGGAGGGCAGCGACGACCAGGGCCGGCTCACCGCTGAGCGTGTCTGGATCATCGAC
Above is a window of Acidimicrobiales bacterium DNA encoding:
- the cysD gene encoding sulfate adenylyltransferase subunit CysD encodes the protein MTMSYELSHLRTLEAESIHIMREVAAEFERPVLLCSGGKDSVVMVQLAVKAFRPCRIPFPIMHVDTGHNFPEVLEFRDRLVESVGGRLIVASVQESIDSGRVAEETGPRGTRNRLQTTTLLDAIAEYDFDAVFGGGRRDEEKARAKERVFSFRDDFGQWDPKNQRPELWNLYNGHTRKGEHIRVFPISNWTELDIWQYVDEENIDLPSIYYAHRREVFERDGMLLSTGPYISLMDGEEPYEETVRYRTVGDMSCTGAVESSASTTADIIAEVAATRITERGATRADDRFSESAMEDRKREGYF